One window of Chroococcidiopsis sp. TS-821 genomic DNA carries:
- a CDS encoding glycosyltransferase family 4 protein, with product MKILVLTWEFPPRIVGGIARHVAELYPELVKLGHEIHLMTVEFGQAPLYEVVDGIHVHRVPVAPANDFFHWVVNFNESMGRHGAKLMLEDGPFDIIHAHDWLVGDAAIALKHNFKVPLIATIHATEHGRHNGIHNETQRYIDGKEKLLAYNAWRVIVCTDYMRREVEWALQTPWNKIDVIYNGIRPEKKRRQDFDAIDFRRQFAEDGEKIVYYVGRMTYEKGVSVLLNAAPKVLWEMGGYVKFVLIGGGNVDHLKRQAWDLGIWDKCYFTGFMSDEPLNKFQTIADCAVFPSLYEPFGIVALESFAARVPVVVSDTGGLPEVVQHTKTGIVTWTNNPDSLAWGILEVLKNPGYKQWLVDNAYEDLDRRFNWYKLAQQTESVYNQVMQERSRVVWL from the coding sequence ATGAAAATTCTCGTTTTGACCTGGGAGTTTCCACCTCGAATTGTTGGGGGAATTGCCCGCCACGTAGCGGAGTTGTATCCAGAACTCGTCAAGCTCGGGCATGAAATTCATTTAATGACAGTAGAATTTGGGCAAGCTCCTTTATACGAAGTTGTAGACGGAATTCACGTACATCGCGTACCCGTAGCGCCAGCCAACGACTTTTTTCACTGGGTCGTCAATTTTAACGAAAGCATGGGGCGTCATGGCGCAAAGCTAATGCTTGAAGACGGTCCTTTTGATATTATCCACGCGCATGACTGGTTGGTAGGAGATGCAGCGATCGCGCTCAAGCATAACTTTAAAGTTCCCCTAATTGCCACAATTCATGCAACCGAACACGGTCGTCATAACGGTATTCATAATGAAACGCAAAGATATATTGATGGTAAAGAAAAGCTATTAGCCTACAACGCTTGGCGCGTGATTGTGTGTACCGACTATATGCGTCGAGAAGTGGAATGGGCGCTACAAACTCCCTGGAACAAAATTGATGTGATCTACAACGGGATTCGCCCTGAGAAAAAGCGTCGTCAAGATTTTGATGCGATCGACTTTCGCCGCCAGTTCGCGGAAGATGGCGAAAAAATTGTTTACTATGTAGGTCGCATGACCTATGAAAAAGGCGTTTCAGTCTTACTCAATGCGGCTCCTAAAGTGTTATGGGAAATGGGCGGCTATGTCAAGTTTGTCCTCATTGGAGGTGGCAATGTTGACCACTTGAAGCGTCAAGCATGGGATTTAGGAATCTGGGATAAGTGCTACTTCACAGGTTTTATGAGTGACGAGCCACTCAATAAATTTCAAACAATCGCAGATTGTGCCGTATTTCCTAGCCTGTATGAACCTTTTGGCATTGTCGCCCTCGAAAGCTTTGCTGCACGCGTTCCGGTTGTAGTTTCTGATACAGGTGGTTTACCAGAAGTCGTTCAACACACCAAGACAGGGATTGTCACTTGGACGAATAATCCAGATTCACTCGCTTGGGGCATTTTGGAAGTCTTAAAAAATCCTGGTTACAAGCAGTGGTTAGTTGATAATGCCTACGAAGATTTAGATCGACGGTTTAATTGGTATAAATTAGCACAGCAAACAGAGAGTGTCTACAATCAGGTAATGCAAGAGCGATCGCGCGTTGTTTGGCTGTAA
- a CDS encoding alpha/beta hydrolase: MSLRFWLQRLALFLLVSFSVMLFSTTALAADRVVLKYRIFSESIPVKDLSTLAETGEASMLLQANLALAQQDKEVVRRYLTTPIKINPVLLERLLDSPIGNVALDKISQAIHTPSGQDDRQALHSALMNSIRSDGNLSLINIIQHYPTNVVQVEGDKLESAYRQLSEIEGRLQNLRDKLS, encoded by the coding sequence ATGAGCCTACGTTTTTGGTTGCAGCGTCTAGCATTATTTTTATTGGTAAGCTTCAGCGTGATGCTTTTCAGCACCACGGCACTTGCTGCCGATCGCGTTGTCCTTAAGTACCGCATCTTTTCGGAATCAATTCCCGTTAAGGATTTATCCACCTTAGCTGAAACTGGCGAAGCCTCAATGTTACTGCAAGCCAATTTAGCTTTGGCGCAACAAGACAAAGAGGTTGTGCGTCGCTATTTGACAACTCCGATAAAAATTAACCCTGTTTTATTAGAGCGCTTGCTAGATAGTCCGATTGGGAACGTTGCACTCGATAAAATAAGTCAAGCAATTCATACACCCTCCGGTCAAGACGATCGACAAGCTTTGCACTCTGCTTTGATGAATTCTATCCGTTCTGATGGCAATCTCAGTTTGATAAATATAATTCAACACTATCCAACCAATGTAGTGCAGGTAGAAGGAGACAAGCTAGAGAGTGCTTACCGCCAACTCAGTGAAATAGAAGGGCGTCTGCAAAACCTACGAGATAAACTTTCTTAA
- a CDS encoding ATP-binding protein, whose amino-acid sequence MALESRFLPDEAHSMSQMEMLNADYYKRYLEVVCNNATLAIFIMDDRQQCVYMNPAAEKLTGFTLSEVQGQALHDIIHHTRPDGSHYPLEECPIDRAFPQNNQEQGEEVFVHKDGSFYPVAYTASPIREGNGIVGTIIEVRDITQEKLDEKAREELEQARTAFFSNISHEFRTPLTLMLGSLEAILEDSVGLPQDKLQQVEMAHRNSLRLLKLVNTLLDFSRIEAGRMQAMYEPTDLAQLTTELASTFRAAVERAGMRLIVDCPTLPEPVYVDPQMWEKIVLNLLSNAFKFTFKGEIEVSLKLKTQNYVELAVRDTGIGIPPAEIPHLFERFHRVKEAQGRSYEGSGIGLSLVQELVKLHGGTVAVDSTLGQGSCFTVLIPTGRAHLPQDRIGRSQRSTVSGVASYIEEALRWLPEEAEKQKSRKAGENQIASSSPRILLADDNADMRDYVKRLLSQRYAVETVADGVAALNAIKQNPPDLVLTDIMMPRMNGLELLQALRANSQTREIPIILLSAQAGEESRVEGLAAGADDYLTKPFSARELLARVEANLSMAQLRREAAQREYELRIAAETANEKLETVLASINDVFMTFDRDWYYTYINRRTLETSGMRQEDFMGKTLWDVFPDLVDTQFHAELQRAVTEQTPVQFEYYYPKWQRWFENRVYPSANGVSMFVTEITDRKQAEAALRESEARFRQMAETIHDAFWLWNIQENRHLYISPAYERIWGRSREIVYQNPHKWIETIHPEDQPQVKNAAARCLQNGYFEQEYRVVRPDGSICWIRDRGFVINNDNGEPYRVAGVAQDITERKQVEREREELLAREKAARESAETANRIKDEFLAVLSHELRSPLNPILGWVKLLQSRKFDEQATAKALATIERNAKLQTQLIEDLLDVSRILRGKMALNVTPVNLVSVIEAASETVRLAAAAKDIQIQKEFASEVVVSGDSSRLQQVAWNLLSNAVKFTPTGGCIQVRLQQVGNYAQIQVQDTGKGIHPDFLPYVFEYFRQEDGTTTRKFGGLGLGLAIVRQITELHGGTVKAESLGEGQGATFTVQLPLLKHNQEANKTDSRRSSNTLHLQDVRVLVVDDEVDMQELLLAILEEYEAEVRVAASATEALLLLNSFQPDILISDIGMPDVDGYMLMQQIRQRSEVPAIALTAYAGEYDQKQALAAGFQNHLAKPVEPEKLVQAIANLIR is encoded by the coding sequence ATGGCATTGGAAAGTAGATTTCTACCTGACGAAGCGCATTCAATGTCGCAGATGGAGATGCTGAATGCAGATTACTACAAACGTTACCTCGAAGTTGTCTGCAATAACGCTACACTCGCGATCTTCATCATGGACGATCGCCAACAGTGTGTTTACATGAATCCCGCAGCAGAGAAGTTAACAGGTTTCACCCTTAGCGAGGTGCAGGGACAGGCTTTGCATGATATTATTCACCATACTCGCCCTGACGGCAGTCATTATCCCCTCGAAGAGTGTCCCATCGACCGCGCATTTCCGCAAAATAATCAAGAGCAAGGCGAAGAAGTTTTTGTTCACAAAGATGGCAGTTTTTATCCTGTTGCGTATACAGCAAGTCCTATTCGCGAAGGAAATGGTATTGTCGGTACAATCATCGAAGTTCGAGACATCACTCAAGAGAAATTAGATGAGAAGGCGCGAGAAGAGCTAGAACAAGCTCGTACAGCTTTTTTTAGCAACATTAGCCACGAGTTTCGTACGCCACTGACGCTGATGCTAGGTTCGTTGGAAGCAATCCTTGAAGATTCTGTAGGGCTACCTCAAGACAAATTGCAACAAGTTGAAATGGCACATCGCAATTCGCTGCGGTTACTCAAGCTAGTCAACACACTGCTTGATTTTTCGCGGATTGAGGCTGGAAGGATGCAGGCGATGTACGAACCGACAGACCTTGCCCAGCTTACCACCGAATTAGCAAGTACATTTCGTGCTGCGGTAGAACGTGCTGGAATGCGTTTAATCGTTGATTGTCCAACGCTTCCTGAACCTGTGTACGTCGATCCGCAGATGTGGGAAAAGATTGTTTTGAATTTGCTTTCTAACGCTTTTAAGTTTACCTTTAAAGGGGAAATTGAAGTTTCGCTGAAACTCAAAACTCAAAACTATGTCGAGCTAGCTGTGCGCGACACGGGTATTGGTATTCCCCCAGCAGAAATTCCGCATTTATTTGAACGGTTTCATCGCGTCAAGGAAGCACAAGGACGTAGTTATGAAGGTTCGGGTATTGGGTTATCACTCGTACAAGAATTAGTCAAGCTGCACGGCGGAACAGTCGCAGTCGATAGTACCCTAGGACAAGGTAGTTGCTTTACCGTATTAATTCCAACAGGACGCGCTCATCTACCGCAAGATCGCATTGGTAGATCGCAAAGATCAACAGTCTCAGGAGTTGCTTCGTATATAGAAGAGGCATTACGCTGGTTACCAGAAGAAGCAGAAAAGCAGAAAAGCAGAAAAGCAGGGGAGAATCAAATCGCTTCTAGTTCTCCTCGGATTTTACTCGCTGATGATAATGCAGATATGCGCGATTATGTCAAGCGATTGCTGAGTCAGCGATATGCAGTGGAGACGGTTGCTGATGGCGTGGCTGCGCTTAATGCTATCAAACAAAACCCGCCGGATTTGGTGTTGACTGATATTATGATGCCTCGAATGAACGGATTGGAGTTATTGCAGGCGTTAAGAGCTAATTCGCAGACAAGAGAAATTCCAATTATTCTACTATCGGCGCAAGCTGGCGAAGAGTCGCGGGTTGAAGGTTTGGCAGCAGGAGCCGATGACTATCTTACGAAACCGTTTTCAGCACGTGAGTTATTAGCACGAGTCGAAGCTAATCTGAGTATGGCACAGTTGCGGCGAGAGGCAGCCCAGCGCGAGTATGAGTTACGTATTGCGGCGGAAACTGCAAATGAAAAGTTAGAAACAGTTTTGGCAAGCATCAACGATGTTTTCATGACGTTCGATCGCGATTGGTACTATACCTATATCAATCGCCGCACCCTAGAAACTTCTGGAATGCGTCAGGAAGATTTCATGGGGAAAACGCTTTGGGATGTCTTTCCAGATTTAGTTGATACACAGTTTCATGCTGAACTGCAACGCGCCGTTACCGAGCAAACTCCTGTTCAGTTTGAATATTATTACCCTAAATGGCAACGTTGGTTTGAGAATCGAGTTTATCCTTCGGCAAACGGCGTTTCAATGTTCGTTACCGAGATTACAGACCGCAAACAAGCTGAAGCCGCATTACGTGAGAGCGAAGCGCGATTTCGTCAAATGGCAGAGACGATTCACGATGCCTTTTGGCTATGGAATATACAGGAAAATCGACATCTTTATATCAGCCCTGCGTATGAACGCATTTGGGGACGTTCTCGCGAGATTGTCTATCAAAATCCTCACAAATGGATTGAGACGATTCATCCTGAAGATCAGCCGCAGGTCAAAAATGCAGCAGCGCGATGTCTGCAAAATGGCTATTTTGAGCAAGAATATCGCGTTGTGCGTCCTGATGGTTCGATTTGTTGGATACGCGATCGCGGCTTCGTCATTAACAATGACAACGGAGAACCGTATCGAGTGGCGGGAGTTGCGCAAGATATTACCGAACGCAAGCAAGTTGAACGAGAACGCGAAGAGCTGTTAGCGCGCGAAAAAGCCGCCCGCGAATCAGCCGAAACCGCAAATCGAATTAAAGATGAATTTTTGGCAGTGCTGTCGCACGAATTGCGATCGCCGCTTAACCCGATCTTGGGTTGGGTTAAACTGTTACAGTCGCGTAAATTTGACGAACAAGCAACCGCTAAAGCTTTAGCCACGATTGAACGCAATGCCAAGTTACAAACGCAATTGATTGAAGACTTGCTTGATGTCTCGCGAATTTTACGCGGCAAAATGGCTCTCAATGTTACACCAGTCAATTTAGTGAGCGTCATTGAAGCGGCTTCAGAAACGGTACGCTTAGCCGCAGCAGCAAAAGATATCCAGATTCAAAAGGAATTTGCCTCTGAGGTTGTCGTATCGGGAGATAGTAGTCGCTTGCAACAAGTCGCGTGGAATTTATTATCGAATGCGGTTAAGTTTACTCCTACAGGCGGATGCATTCAAGTGCGATTGCAGCAGGTTGGCAACTATGCACAAATTCAAGTTCAGGATACTGGTAAGGGAATTCATCCTGATTTTTTACCGTACGTATTTGAATACTTCCGCCAAGAGGATGGCACAACAACGCGTAAGTTTGGCGGGTTGGGTTTAGGACTTGCGATTGTTCGTCAAATTACTGAGTTGCACGGCGGTACTGTCAAAGCTGAAAGCTTAGGAGAAGGACAAGGCGCAACTTTTACCGTGCAGTTACCCTTACTCAAGCATAACCAAGAGGCGAATAAGACTGATTCGAGGCGTTCCTCTAATACTTTACATTTACAAGACGTGCGGGTTCTTGTTGTAGACGATGAAGTTGATATGCAAGAGTTGCTGCTAGCTATTTTAGAAGAGTATGAAGCCGAAGTCCGCGTTGCGGCATCCGCCACTGAGGCATTGCTGCTGCTTAATTCATTCCAACCGGATATTTTAATTAGCGATATTGGTATGCCCGATGTTGACGGTTATATGCTGATGCAACAAATTAGACAGCGATCAGAAGTACCAGCGATCGCCCTTACCGCCTACGCTGGAGAGTACGACCAAAAACAAGCACTCGCCGCCGGATTTCAGAATCATCTTGCTAAGCCTGTAGAACCAGAGAAGTTAGTGCAGGCGATCGCCAACTTAATTAGATAA